The window GACCACCGCGTGGAGACCGCCGCGCACGTCACCGCGGGCGTCTACCTCCAGGGCGGCACCGAGCACACCCACGGCCTCACCTCGACCCTGCTGTCCACGACCGCCGTACGCGCCGGGGAGATCTGCTCCTCCCTCCTCGCGCAGAACGCGGGCAGCCTGCGGGAGTAGACACGACCCGTGCGTCACCTCGCTGCCGACACGCTGCTGCCGGTCAACACGACGCTCGCCGTCGCCCTGGCCGTTCTGCTGCTCGCGGCCACCGCCGTGGCCGCCGTCTTCCGGCTCTCGCCGGACGAGTCGTACGGGCGGGCCCGCGAGGTCGTGACGGCGGGCGTCCGGGCGGCCCTTCAACTGGCCGCGGTGTCCCTGGTGATCGGCTGGGCCGTTCACCACACCGCGGCCCTGATCGGGTTCCTGTTCCTCATGTTGGCCGTCGCGACCCGTACCGCGGGGCGGCGCATCACACCCAACGGCACCTGGTGGTGGGCGGCCCTGCCGATCGCGGTCCCGGTGGTACCGGTCATCGCCGCGCTGGTCCTGACCGGGCTGCTGACCGTGCCCGGCATCGCCGTCGTCCCGGTGACCGGCATCCTCATCGGCGGGGCGCTGACCGCGACGGTCCTCGCCGGACGGCGCGCGCTGGACGAGGTCGCCGGACGGTTCGGCGAGGTCGAGGCCGCCCTGTCGCTGGGCTTCCTCGACCGCGACGCCCATCTCGAAGTGGCCCGCGGCGCCGCCTCGGACGCCCTGCTGCCCGCTCTCGACCAGACGCGCACGGTCGGCCTGGTCACCCTGCCGGGCGCCTTCGTCGGCATGCTCCTGGCCGGCGCCTCCCCCGTGCTCGCCGGCACCGTCCAGGTCTTCGTCCTCATCGCCCTGCTCGCGGTCGAGGCACTGAGCGTGGCCCTGACCGTCGAACTCGTCGCCCGCCGCAGACTCCATCGCTCCTGACGGCGGCCGCGCACCAGCAGGGGCGGGCCCCCTCGGCCCCGGAAGGTAAAGTTGCTCCGTCATCGGTCCGGCCGTCCGCCGTGCCGGGGCCGACGAAGCCCCCGGCGAAGACCGACGCCCAGGAGAGCGGGAGAGAGCGTGCGCATGTCCATGGTGCCCGGCGCCGCCGCCTACCCACCGTGAGTCTTCGCCCCCGCACAGCGCCCGGTCGCTTCACCGCCGCCCCCTGACCACGAGGTCCGCCGCGCGCGTTGGGCGGCCACCCCCGCCCGCCCCTCCCCCGCACGCCCGCCGTGATGCCGCGCGTGCCCGAGCACGACAGGTCCCCTCGTCTTGTCCTCCTCCGCACTGTCGCCCGCCGTCTGGCTGCGCGGCTCCCGACGCCCGTCCTGGCTGTCCGATCCGAAGGTGCTGCGCACCGAGGTGCTGGGCGGTCTCGTGGTCGCCCTCGCGCTGATCCCGGAGGCGATCTCCTTCTCGATCATCGCCGGGGTCGACCCGGCCATCGGTCTGTTCGCCTCGTTCACCATGGCCGTCACCATCGCCGTCGTCGGCGGCCGACCGGCCATGATCTCCGCGGCCACCGGCGCCGTCGCCCTGGTCATCGCCCCGCTCAACCGCGAGCACGGCTTCGGCTACCTCATCGCGGCCGTGATCCTGGCCGGCGTCTTCCAGATCGTCCTCGGCGCGCTCGGCGTCGCCAAGCTGATGCGGTTCGTGCCGCGCAGCGTGATGGTCGGTTTCGTGAACTCCCTCGCCATCCTCATCTTCATGGCGCAGGTGCCGGAGCTGACCGACGTGCCCTGGGCCGTCTATCCGCTGTTCGCCGCCGGTCTTGCGCTGATGGTGTTCCTCCCGAGGATCACCACCGTGATCCCGGCGCCGCTGGTGTCGATCGTCGTCCTCAGCGTCGTCACCCTCGCGGCCGGGATCGCCGTGCCCACGGTCGGCGACAAGGGCGCACTGCCGTCCTCACTCCCGGTTCCGGGCCTGCCGGACGTGCCGTTCACGCTGGACACCCTGACCACCATCGCTCCGTACGCGCTCGCCATGGCGCTGGTCGGCCTGATGGAGTCGCTGATGACCGCGAAGCTGGTCGACGACATCACCGACACCCGCTCCTCCAAGACCCGCGAGTCCATCGGCCAGGGCATCGCCAACATCGTCACCGGGTTCTTCGGCGGCATGGGCGGCTGCGCCATGATCGGCCAGACGATGATCAACGTACGGGTCTCCGGCGCCCGCACCCGTCTGTCGACGTTCCTCGCGGGCGCGTTCCTGATGGTGCTGTGCATCGCCTTCGGCCCGATCGTCTCCGACATCCCCATGGCGGCGCTGGTCGCGGTGATGGTCATGGTCTCGGTCGCCACCTTCGACTGGCACTCCATCGCCCCGAAGACGCTACGACGGATGCCCGCCGGGGAGATCACCGTCATGGTCGTCACCGTCACGTGCGTGGTCGCCACCCACAACCTCGCCATCGGCGTCGTCGTCGGATCGGTCACCGCGATGGTCATCTTCGCGAAGCGCGTCGCCCACCTCGCCGACGTCACCGCCGTCCTGGACCCCGACGGCACCACCGTCGTCTACCGGGTGACAGGTGAGCTGTTCTTCGCCTCCTCCAACGACATCGTCGGCCGCTTCTCCTACGCCACCGACCCCGAGAAGGTGATCATCGACCTGTCCGCCGCCCACATCTGGGACGCCTCCTCGGTCGCCACCCTGGACGCCATCGAGACCAAGTACGCCCAACGCGGCAAGACCGTGGAGATCACCGGCCTCAACGACCGCAGCGCCCACCTGCACGACCGCCTCAGCGGCCAACTCGGCTGAGAGGTCGTCGAGCGCAGTCGGGCGCCGACTGGGATCCTGGCGCCGTACACACGGTTGGACTGACCTCGGCATCCGTGAAGGGACAGCCTGATGGCGTACGACGAGGGACTCGCCGAACGGATCCGCGACCGGCTCGGCGCTGATCCCGACATCACGGAGAAGCGCATGTTCGGCGGTATCGCCTTTCTCCACGGCGGGAAC of the Streptomyces sp. NBC_00287 genome contains:
- a CDS encoding ABC transporter permease, translating into MRHLAADTLLPVNTTLAVALAVLLLAATAVAAVFRLSPDESYGRAREVVTAGVRAALQLAAVSLVIGWAVHHTAALIGFLFLMLAVATRTAGRRITPNGTWWWAALPIAVPVVPVIAALVLTGLLTVPGIAVVPVTGILIGGALTATVLAGRRALDEVAGRFGEVEAALSLGFLDRDAHLEVARGAASDALLPALDQTRTVGLVTLPGAFVGMLLAGASPVLAGTVQVFVLIALLAVEALSVALTVELVARRRLHRS
- a CDS encoding SulP family inorganic anion transporter translates to MSSSALSPAVWLRGSRRPSWLSDPKVLRTEVLGGLVVALALIPEAISFSIIAGVDPAIGLFASFTMAVTIAVVGGRPAMISAATGAVALVIAPLNREHGFGYLIAAVILAGVFQIVLGALGVAKLMRFVPRSVMVGFVNSLAILIFMAQVPELTDVPWAVYPLFAAGLALMVFLPRITTVIPAPLVSIVVLSVVTLAAGIAVPTVGDKGALPSSLPVPGLPDVPFTLDTLTTIAPYALAMALVGLMESLMTAKLVDDITDTRSSKTRESIGQGIANIVTGFFGGMGGCAMIGQTMINVRVSGARTRLSTFLAGAFLMVLCIAFGPIVSDIPMAALVAVMVMVSVATFDWHSIAPKTLRRMPAGEITVMVVTVTCVVATHNLAIGVVVGSVTAMVIFAKRVAHLADVTAVLDPDGTTVVYRVTGELFFASSNDIVGRFSYATDPEKVIIDLSAAHIWDASSVATLDAIETKYAQRGKTVEITGLNDRSAHLHDRLSGQLG